From a single Syngnathus scovelli strain Florida chromosome 2, RoL_Ssco_1.2, whole genome shotgun sequence genomic region:
- the zgc:171775 gene encoding STKc_p38 domain-containing protein, producing MDSPPRNSPVRPGFQSVEIQKTTWEVPERYTALRAVGSGAYGTVCSAIDQRTKEKVAIKKLYRPFQSLIHTKRAYRELRLLRHIEHENVICLLDVFTPDSSMEKFQTFYMVMPFVAQDLSHIMKKRRLTDRIITYLFYQLLRGLKYIHSAGIIHRDLKPGNLAVNENCELKILDFGLARHTETEMTGYVVTRWYRAPEVILNWMHYSQTVDVWSAACILAEMITGQILFPGHDSLDQLKKILRLTGTPDSTLVQKMQSKDAQSYVQGLPAQKKKNFKEVFPSMDEKAVSLLEGMLLLDPDTRLTATQGLSHPFLEEYHDPESEPDSQPYDDSFESLELTIAEWKSLIHMEIMTFDPDDPSQTAI from the exons ATGGACTCTCCACCGAGAAACTCTCCGGTAAGGCCGGGCTTCCAGAGTGTGGAGATCCAGAAGACAACATGGGAAGTCCCGGAAAGATACACGGCGCTGCGGGCAGTTGGCTCTGGTGCCTATGGCACAGTTTG CTCTGCCATAGACCAGAGGACCAAGGAGAAGGTGGCCATTAAGAAGCTGTATCGCCCTTTCCAGTCCCTTATCCACACCAAACGAGCTTACCGGGAACTCAGGCTGCTTCGCCACATTGAGCATGAAAAT GTGATATGTCTCCTCGACGTCTTCACACCTGATTCTTCCATGGAGAAATTCCAAACCTT TTACATGGTGATGCCCTTTGTAGCGCAAGATCTGAGCCACATCATGAAGAAGCGGAGATTGACTGATCGCATTATCACATACCTGTTCTACCAGCTTCTAAGAGGACTTAAG TACATTCATTCTGCTGGCATCATCCACCGG GACCTAAAACCTGGCAACTTGGCAGTGAACGAGAACTGTGAACTAAAG ATATTGGACTTTGGCCTTGCGAGGCACACAGAGACTGAGATGACTGGTTATGTGGTGACCCGCTGGTACCGAGCTCCAGAGGTCATATTGAACTGGATGCACTACAGTCAGACAG TGGATGTCTGGTCAGCTGCCTGCATCCTGGCCGAGATGATcaccggccagattctttttccTGGACACGACA GTCTTGATCAACTGAAAAAGATCCTCCGCTTGACTGGAACACCTGACTCAACTTTGGTGCAGAAGATGCAGAGTAAAGAT GCACAGTCGTATGTTCAAGGTCTCCCTgcgcaaaagaagaaaaacttcAAAGAGGTCTTTCCGTCCATGGACGAAAAAG CTGTCTCGCTTCTGGAGGGTATGTTGCTGCTGGATCCAGACACAAGGTTGACAGCCACACAGGGACTCTCGCACCCCTTCTTGGAGGAATACCATGACCCGGAGAGCGAGCCCGACTCTCAGCCGTATGATGATTCCTTTGAGAGCCTGGAGCTCACCATTGCAGAGTGGAAGA GTCTCATCCACATGGAGATTATGACTTTTGACCCAGATGATCCCAGTCAGACAGCCATATAG